From Anopheles funestus chromosome 3RL, idAnoFuneDA-416_04, whole genome shotgun sequence, a single genomic window includes:
- the LOC125768407 gene encoding neuronal membrane glycoprotein M6-a isoform X3 has product MGGCCKSCVTRIPYATLIATVMCLIGVGVFCGTMFRGTSLAIIMLDQVFHLRLPWIEAVQIIFVVIGATMGALGLMILFVGFLATGATRHKVYRAWGSRVGGRISCAVFMAISYVLNIAWILILCFLSIVTFVFTVFWNMCANTNVQTHRDCIDLTQFYFMFPAGVKQEDMKICEPAKVKAFCKDGVEKCEIMFILATVSCLLIILSFVHYLMCLAANYAHIRDHEKFQELQEMQNLTEMEYSAASKDRF; this is encoded by the exons ATGG GTGGATGCTGCAAGTCATGTGTGACGCGGATACCGTACGCGACACTGATCGCGACGGTCATGTGCCTTATCGGAGTCGGAGTGTTCTGCGGTACCATGTTCCGTGGCACCTCGCTGGCCATCATCATGCTCGATCAAGTGTTTCATCTGCGGCTACCCTGGATCGAGGCGGTTCAGATCATCTTCGTCGTGATCGGTGCCACGATGGGTGCGCTCGGGCTAATGATCTTGTTTGTGGGCTTCCTGGCAACGGGTGCCACCCGCCACAAGGTGTACCGTGCGTGGGGCTCACGCGTCGGTGGTCGCATATCGTGTGCCGTCTTTATGGCCATCTCGTACGTGCTTAACATTGCGTGGATCCTGATCCTTTGCTTTCTGTCCATCGTTACGTTTGTGTTTACCGTGTTCTGGAACATGTGCGCCAACACGAACGTGCAGACACATCGGGACTGTATCGATCTGACGCAGTTTT ACTTTATGTTCCCCGCCGGAGTAAAGCAAGAGGACATGAAAATATGCGAACCGGCCAAGGTGAAAGCATTCTGCAAAGATGGTGTGGAAAAGTGTGAAATCATGTTCATCTTAGCAACGGTATCCTGTCTGCTGATCATACTCAGCTTTGTGCATTATTTGATGTGCCTCGCTGCGAACTATGCGCACATTCGGGATCACGAGAAGTTCCAGGAGCTGCAGGAAATGCAAAACCTCACCGAGATGGAGTACAGTGCGGCGTCGAAGGATCGGTTCTAG
- the LOC125768407 gene encoding neuronal membrane glycoprotein M6-a isoform X2, which translates to MTSNRNRTPTGQIRDDFLLETNFDDDGALTRAYNTLPQQQAALNSGLQRRSLPYRSNLSVDRYSETTLHGKPPRKGGCCKSCVTRIPYATLIATVMCLIGVGVFCGTMFRGTSLAIIMLDQVFHLRLPWIEAVQIIFVVIGATMGALGLMILFVGFLATGATRHKVYRAWGSRVGGRISCAVFMAISYVLNIAWILILCFLSIVTFVFTVFWNMCANTNVQTHRDCIDLTQFYFMFPAGVKQEDMKICEPAKVKAFCKDGVEKCEIMFILATVSCLLIILSFVHYLMCLAANYAHIRDHEKFQELQEMQNLTEMEYSAASKDRF; encoded by the exons ATGACCAGCAATCGTAACCGAACACCGACCGGGCAGATACGGGACGATTTTCTGCTCGAAACCAACTTCGATGACGATGGTGCCCTTACCCGTGCCTACAACACACTACCCCAGCAACAGGCAGCCCTTAACAGTGGTTTGCAACGGCGTAGCCTTCCTTATCGTTCGAACTTATCGGTGGATCGATATTCGGAGACGACTCTACACGGCAAACCACCGCGGAAAG GTGGATGCTGCAAGTCATGTGTGACGCGGATACCGTACGCGACACTGATCGCGACGGTCATGTGCCTTATCGGAGTCGGAGTGTTCTGCGGTACCATGTTCCGTGGCACCTCGCTGGCCATCATCATGCTCGATCAAGTGTTTCATCTGCGGCTACCCTGGATCGAGGCGGTTCAGATCATCTTCGTCGTGATCGGTGCCACGATGGGTGCGCTCGGGCTAATGATCTTGTTTGTGGGCTTCCTGGCAACGGGTGCCACCCGCCACAAGGTGTACCGTGCGTGGGGCTCACGCGTCGGTGGTCGCATATCGTGTGCCGTCTTTATGGCCATCTCGTACGTGCTTAACATTGCGTGGATCCTGATCCTTTGCTTTCTGTCCATCGTTACGTTTGTGTTTACCGTGTTCTGGAACATGTGCGCCAACACGAACGTGCAGACACATCGGGACTGTATCGATCTGACGCAGTTTT ACTTTATGTTCCCCGCCGGAGTAAAGCAAGAGGACATGAAAATATGCGAACCGGCCAAGGTGAAAGCATTCTGCAAAGATGGTGTGGAAAAGTGTGAAATCATGTTCATCTTAGCAACGGTATCCTGTCTGCTGATCATACTCAGCTTTGTGCATTATTTGATGTGCCTCGCTGCGAACTATGCGCACATTCGGGATCACGAGAAGTTCCAGGAGCTGCAGGAAATGCAAAACCTCACCGAGATGGAGTACAGTGCGGCGTCGAAGGATCGGTTCTAG
- the LOC125768407 gene encoding neuronal membrane glycoprotein M6-a isoform X1, with protein sequence MVQTVSGRLSATSVYPDRKKKPVPEPDLHTRSPHPATMTSNRNRTPTGQIRDDFLLETNFDDDGALTRAYNTLPQQQAALNSGLQRRSLPYRSNLSVDRYSETTLHGKPPRKGGCCKSCVTRIPYATLIATVMCLIGVGVFCGTMFRGTSLAIIMLDQVFHLRLPWIEAVQIIFVVIGATMGALGLMILFVGFLATGATRHKVYRAWGSRVGGRISCAVFMAISYVLNIAWILILCFLSIVTFVFTVFWNMCANTNVQTHRDCIDLTQFYFMFPAGVKQEDMKICEPAKVKAFCKDGVEKCEIMFILATVSCLLIILSFVHYLMCLAANYAHIRDHEKFQELQEMQNLTEMEYSAASKDRF encoded by the exons ATGG TTCAAACGGTGAGCGGACGACTGTCAGCCACATCCGTCTACCCGGACCGAAAGAAGAAACCCGTACCGGAACCTGACCTGCACACGCGATCGCCCCATCCTGCAACCATGACCAGCAATCGTAACCGAACACCGACCGGGCAGATACGGGACGATTTTCTGCTCGAAACCAACTTCGATGACGATGGTGCCCTTACCCGTGCCTACAACACACTACCCCAGCAACAGGCAGCCCTTAACAGTGGTTTGCAACGGCGTAGCCTTCCTTATCGTTCGAACTTATCGGTGGATCGATATTCGGAGACGACTCTACACGGCAAACCACCGCGGAAAG GTGGATGCTGCAAGTCATGTGTGACGCGGATACCGTACGCGACACTGATCGCGACGGTCATGTGCCTTATCGGAGTCGGAGTGTTCTGCGGTACCATGTTCCGTGGCACCTCGCTGGCCATCATCATGCTCGATCAAGTGTTTCATCTGCGGCTACCCTGGATCGAGGCGGTTCAGATCATCTTCGTCGTGATCGGTGCCACGATGGGTGCGCTCGGGCTAATGATCTTGTTTGTGGGCTTCCTGGCAACGGGTGCCACCCGCCACAAGGTGTACCGTGCGTGGGGCTCACGCGTCGGTGGTCGCATATCGTGTGCCGTCTTTATGGCCATCTCGTACGTGCTTAACATTGCGTGGATCCTGATCCTTTGCTTTCTGTCCATCGTTACGTTTGTGTTTACCGTGTTCTGGAACATGTGCGCCAACACGAACGTGCAGACACATCGGGACTGTATCGATCTGACGCAGTTTT ACTTTATGTTCCCCGCCGGAGTAAAGCAAGAGGACATGAAAATATGCGAACCGGCCAAGGTGAAAGCATTCTGCAAAGATGGTGTGGAAAAGTGTGAAATCATGTTCATCTTAGCAACGGTATCCTGTCTGCTGATCATACTCAGCTTTGTGCATTATTTGATGTGCCTCGCTGCGAACTATGCGCACATTCGGGATCACGAGAAGTTCCAGGAGCTGCAGGAAATGCAAAACCTCACCGAGATGGAGTACAGTGCGGCGTCGAAGGATCGGTTCTAG
- the LOC125768414 gene encoding uncharacterized protein LOC125768414, translating into MTPSDFDFVAKHVYINLEHVNRYLGKAKIASKFLSNGNNADDLLETLLTIAKEEVPEPASAAKVFDLLERPSEEEIDTLFDTIRSRPSSANSSNKNQRHGSFKKTTAAPLQQSRLLNETNLISNTITSLGTSCPDLTGSANKSTPAPFKQPAIDVEALVNKLRQSINVLGSIENERIENIDLPQIRQQFQREWASDMKACRNVEALLDEFKRQTDKNGSVAIKKEPLISSELVKSMKQLQTKLHYAVSIRNAEVLPDMTKTLSKEVFPLSQCFDTIDETIRQKQL; encoded by the exons ATGACTCCGTCAGACTTTGATTTCGTGGCAAAGCACGTGTACATCAACTTGGAGCATGTCAATCGTTACCTCGGTAAAGCGAAAATTGCTTCTAAATTTCTCTCCAACGGAAACAATGCTGACGATTTGCTGGAGACTTTACTCACCATCGCAAAGGAAGAAGTACCGGAACCAGCAAGTGCAGCGAAAGTGTTCGATCTTCTGGAGCGCCCCAGTGAGGAAGAAATTGACACACTATTCGATACAATCCGTTCACGACCATCCAgtgccaacagcagcaacaagaaTCAACGACATGGATCTTTCAAGAAAACAACAGCCGCACCATTGCAACAATCACGATTGCTGAACGAAACCAACTTGATATCGAACACAATTACATCGTTGGGTACTTCCTGCCCCGATCTGACTGGATCGGCCAACAAATCCACCCCTGCACCGTTCAAACAACCTGCGATCGATGTAGAAGCGCTGGTTAATAAGTTACGACAGTCGATCAATGTGCTGGGTTCGATCGAAAACGAGAGGATTGAGAACATCGATCTGCCACAGATCCGTCAGCAGTTCCAGCGAGAATGGGCAAGCGACATGAAGGCTTGTCGCAACGTAGAGGCCTTGCTGGATGAGTTCAAGCGGCAGACAGATAAAAATGGATCGGTTGCAATTAAGAAGGAACCACTGATAAGCAGTGAGCTAGTGAAATCGATGAAACAATTACAAACG AAATTACATTACGCGGTATCGATTAGAAACGCTGAAGTACTACCCGACATGACAAAAACGCTCAGCAAGGAAGTATTCCCGCTGTCCCAGTGTTTCGATACGATCGACGAAACCATCAGACAGAAGCAGCTGTAA